Proteins co-encoded in one Oreochromis aureus strain Israel breed Guangdong linkage group 3, ZZ_aureus, whole genome shotgun sequence genomic window:
- the LOC120438171 gene encoding polymeric immunoglobulin receptor-like, producing the protein MKIFHVLFFCFLSGPAVLVKAKHNIWSAAEGVNGTLNCNLTLSGSTKFFCKEKCERAEDILIKTDGSTAQSGRFSIKYKDGSSGRGIVFLTFTHMIKSDSGLYRCAFGNSSPDSYYDFEVRVSNDLDKNIGLYHTEMKGENIKLVCSINAYGQRKFFCKNQCKNKGEILIDTTNNKAVSGRYSIEYTAGSMYGLYATITQLTKSDTGLYICGYGNPLSPDSYESEYVLVSDATTQSESVTAGVSTHGPDSSWLLVVRASLDGVLLMAVFLMLFYISKTRRNFGLNTRENDTNMELSVGYENFDPTSKHEESKSSRTKPTLHY; encoded by the exons ATGAAAATCTTTCATGttctcttcttctgcttcttgtcAG GTCCAGCTGTGCTCGTCAAGGCAAAACATAATATTTGGTCTGCAGCTGAAGGAGTAAATGGCACACTTAACTGCAACTTAACTTTGTCTGGAAGCACAAAGTTCTTCTGTAAGGAAAAATGTGAGCGAGCAGAAGATATCCTCATTAAAACAGATGGAAGCACAGCTCAGAGTGGGAGATTCAGCATTAAATATAAAGATGGATCTTCAGGAAGAGGAATTGTGTTTTTGACCTTCACACACATGATCAAATCTGACTCAGGACTGTACAggtgtgcttttggaaactcTTCTCCAGATTCATACTATGACTTTGAGGTCAGAGTTTCAAATG ATCTGGATAAAAACATTGGTCTTTATCACACAGAAATGAAGGGAGAAAACATCAAATTAGTATGTTCAATTAATGCGTACGGACAGAGGAAGTTCTTTTGTAAGAATCAGTGTAAGAATAAAGGGGAGATCCTCATTGACACAACTAATAACAAAGCTGTGAGTGGCAGATACAGCATTGAATACACAGCAGGATCCATGTATGGACTGTATGCAACCATCACACAGCTGACCAAGTCAGACACAGGATTGTACATCTGTGGTTATGGAAACCCTCTGTCTCCAGATTCATACGAGAGTGAATATGTTCTTGTCAGTGATG caacaacacagaGTGAAAGTGTCACTGCAGGAGTCTCTACACATGGTCCTGACTCCTCCTGGCTTCTGGTTGTGCGTGCGTCCTTGGATGGTGTTTTGCTGATGGCTGTTTTCCTCATGCTCTTCTACATTAGTAAGACAAGGAGGAACTTTGGACTGAACACCAgagaaaatgacacaaacatgGAG ttatctgTCGGGTATGAGAACTTTGATCCAACCTCCAAACACGAAGAGTCCAAAAGCAGCAGGACCAAACCTACTCTGCATTATTAA